Genomic DNA from Clostridium sp. BJN0013:
GATATGTGGGACGAGAATCATTATAGAGAAGATTTTTACTGGAGAGCACATAGATATTACAGACCATTTTTAATAAGATATCAGCCTAATTTTAATTATAGCTGGGAGGAAAAACCGCTGCATTGTGGTAGGATTCCTCAGAATATATTTAGCCTTCCGGGATGCATATGTTATGTAAGATTAAAACACTTCGGATGGTCAACCAGTGAATTGAGACAGTCTAAATATATTAGGTATTTAGAAGCAGATCCTGAAGGCAAATATGGAAATTTAGAACAATATAAATCCATTATGGATAAAGATCCAACACTGATAAAATGGGAATGACTTATAAGATATTAGTATTAGAATATAAATATTAAAATTAGGGATACTAATTTTGAGGTGATAGTATGTCTAAAAATAAAGATTCTATCAATAAGACATTTAAAAATCCAACAAATAATCAACAAAAACTTGCTAACATTGAAAATTCTATTCAGGTTAATGGTTCCAACATTAATGAAACACACAATTCAAAAAAAGAGACATTGGGTTCCAATAATAAAAGATAAGGAGAAGGATATGAGCAAGAGAAATAAAAAAAGAAGCACTAGAAATGAAAAAACACAGGATGGAAAATTTCATTCCAAGCATATAAAACATGATCCTCAAGCAGAAAGTGCAAGAGCTGTTTTTGATTTAGATAATGACAATACAGAGAATAAAAATGAGTCCTTCTAAAAATTTATTTCAAGAGATAAGTCATCATCTGTTAGAGGATGAAGAACCATCAAAATATCTAAATAGTATAATCAACTATAAGGAATTTCAGATATATCCTTTTAATATGTTATATGAGCTTAAAAGAACTGAACAGTCACTGAGATATCATCCAGAAGGTAATGTTTGGAATCATACATTGATGGTTGTGGATGAAGGGGCTAAAGTAAAAGATAAAAGTAAGAATGTTTCGGCCTTTATGTGGGCGGCATTACTTCATGATATTGGGAAGCCATCTACTACAAAAATTAGAGGAAGTAAAATAACCTCTTATGACCATGATAAAGTAGGAGCAGAACTTTCAAAAGATTTTTTATCTGAGTTTACAGATAATGTTGAATTTATAAATAAAGTTTGTTATTTGATAAGATATCATATGCATATACTTTTTGTGTTAAATAAGCTACCTTTTGCGGACATAAAAGGTATGAAAAGATATGGGGATGTTTACGAAGTAGCTTTACTTGGGTTGTGTGATAGACTGGGGAGAATTGGATGTAATAGAGTTAAAGAGGAAAATAATATAAAATTATTTATTGAAAAATGTATTAAAAATTAGTGAAAATATAGATAAGGAAGGAGCTATTGCGTTAGCGATTTTTCAAATCGCTAGTGTAATAGTTCTTCTATTTTTTGAAGTTTTTGAAACGGAATTTTATGTTTAATCGTCTAAATTTATGAAGGTGCAAAAATAAAAATTAGAAGATCTATACATGGATAAAAAAATATAGAACTTAACATAAGGGGAATAAATTTTAAATTTATTAATATAATAGGCAATTGCGAAACTCACTGATAAAAATGAATTGAGGAGTAGGGGGAATTTCAAAAAAGATAATTAGAAGATTAAAGGTGATTTTCCTGATTTGTAATGGCTAAATAGAAAAAAAGGGTGCAAGAAATAGAACCATGATTAATTCTAAAATTTAAAAATAGCTGATATTTATGCAATTAATGGTTTTAGACTTCTGATATATTCATGCTTGTGTATTTTATTGGCTATAACAACTGTTATTAGCTGGGTTATGCCTGAAAGAAGTAAGTCAGCATGAAGAGTTTTTTCATTTTGTGTTCTACGGTTTGCAATGCAATAGCTGTTTTTAAAATGTCCAATGCTTTTTTCAACAGTAGAACGAATTTTATAAGTATAATTCCAATCTTGGGAACCACGAGTTGTTCCTGGGTATGCACGCAAATTTTTTTCTGGATAAATGTAGAACATTCTGCCACAAGATGATTTAGTACAAGGATCTTCACAAAGAGTTTTTCGTTTACTCTTTTTCGTTTCTTTATTATAAATCCATTTCATTTTAGGGCAAACGAATTTCATTGTTGGAATTTCTGAGCGTAAGTGTGATTTGCTGCCTTCTTGCTTCATGGGTAGTGAATGATCATGAGGGCAGCATGGAATACCATCTTCATTCAAAGGACAATCGGATTCTTCTGGTGCAAGCTTAGTTTTTAGTGGAATATATGCTTTTTCAAACTTTAGTTCTTGAAAAAGATATTGATAAATTTCAATACTATCAAAAGCAGCGTCACCTAAAAAAGTTTTAGGATTTATCAAAGGATGTTTTTCAAAAAAATCCTTAAGGACAGGTATAAGTGCTTTAGAATCAGCAAGGGACTTATCTTCATCAGGAGAATTGGATTTTTTCTCAACAACGATATCTGGATGAGTTTTAAGGAAATCTTGGTTGTAAAATGAAATATCTCTCACAATACCAAGGCCGTTGGTTACAATGCCAAATTTAAAAGCGTAACAAAAATGACCGTTAATGTACATCTGCTGGATGGCTGGATTAGCTGCAGCATGAGAAGGCATAGCCCTGTAAGCAGCTTTATAAGGGTCATAAGAATCATCCAGACCATGTGTCTTCTTAAAAGCTTTAAGTTGTTTTATGATGCGGTTAGCATATTTAGGGTTGTTTTCAGTGACGAAAGCTTCAATACCAGAAGTATCAAAGATAGTCATAGAAGCAAGGTTCTTATCAATTTGTTGACATATTGGCTCAGTAATATTAACAAGATTATGGAACATTGATTGTAAGTCCAAAATAAAATCTTGTCTAAAGCGTGTGAATTTAGAAGCATCAGGAACTTTGGTGAAACCGCAAAAATCCCTCAACTCTTTTGAATATTTAAGAAAAATAATCAAAAGGGAATCTGTAGGAATAGAAAAAATACGCTGCAAAATCAAAGCACGAAGCATGGCATAAAGTGTATATTTACGAGGTCTTCCAGTAGAAGCATAAAAATGATTTATAAAAGAAACTGGAACTAAATCATCCAGATCAATAGTATCTTCAAGTAAAGAAAGAAACTGGGGCTTGTTGTTTTCAAATTTTTCTTTGCAATCAGAAAAAACTTCTGCCAAAGAAAGCTGTTTATATGGTATCATAAGTATATAACTCCTTTCTGAGGTATATGGTGATTTTGTTTCTTGGCAATTCAATTTTACCATAAATCAGTGAGGAGTTATTCTATTTTACAACAAAAAATATACCGCATTTATGCGGGTTATAGCGTTTCGCAAACCCTATATTAATATAAAAATGTAAGGGGTGTTAATTTTGAAAGGTATCAACTTATTAAAAAAGAAATGGTCATTAATTTTTATGTCTACAGCTATATTTCTTTTTTTATTTGGAGCAATTCCAACTTCCAATTGTAAAGTATTAGCTGCAGAAGATACCGCTAATGTAGTTTCAACAAGAACCATAAATGTTACTGGAGATGGTGAGGTGAATGTAGTACCTGATATTGCTTATTTATCTTTAGGAGTAACAACAGAAAATAGCACAGTAGATGGAGCACAAAAAAATAATTCTACAGCAATGAATAAGGTTATTGAAGCCATAAAAAAAGCTGGAGTGGCAAGTGAGGATATTAAAACTTCAAATTATTCTATTAATCCTAAATATAATTATGATGATAAAACAGGAACTAGTATAATTATAGGATATACAATTAATAGCACTTTAAATGTTACAGTTAAAAATATAGCTTCAGTTGGAAATATAATTGATACTGCTATAGCAAATGGAGCAAATAATTCTAATGGAGTGATTTTTGGGGTTAGTAATTATGAAAAATACTATAATACAGCTTTAACAAATGCTATACTAAATGCAAAATCTAAAGCACAAGCAATAGCTACTGCTTTAGATGTGAAACTATCAACTCTAACTACAATAACAGAGAATTCAAGTGGTATTCCTATTGAATATCCTATTTTCTATGATTCGGCATCATCAAAAAATAGTGGTGGAAGTGGAGGTACAGCTATAGAAACCGGGGTTTATAAAATCAGGGCTAATGTAAGCTTAGTTTACCAGTATTAGAAGAACTTATAAAGGGACGTAGAAGTGTTCATTCACCACTTTGAAGAAGCTGGAGTGTTGGATAATTGTTGCATTTGGATAAAAGAGGCTGTTGTACTTAGGTACGACAGCCCTTGTTTATTTATATAAAAATTAACTTTTTTAGAAGTATAAGTATCTTGAATATAAAAAAATATTTTGTAAAAAATTGTATATTCATTAATAAGTTAACTACATAATAAAAAAATAAAAGTAACATTTACACTGCTGATTAATATTATAGAAGTATAGAACACATGATGAAAAAAAAGGATACCTAAATAAATTATTTTAAAGATGACAAGGAGGGATCTTTATGTCAAGAAGACGTTGTCGTAGATTTGATAGTTGTGGCGGATTTGGACGTGGAAAAGAAGTAATAATTATAATAATACTTTTATTACTATGTGGTGGCATTAATTGCGGTGATTGTTTCTAAGGAGAAGAGTTTTGAATATCTAAAGAAGTAAAAAAGAATTTAGTAAAAAGATATGTGCTTTTTATTAAATAGTTTTTGTAATTTACTAATCGATCTTATAGGCTTAATTAAAGCAATAAGATATGGAACAGATGATAATAAGTTAGGTAACTTAAAATAGTGTATATTTAGGATAACAAGGAGGGATCTTTATGTCACACAGATTTTGCGATGGACATGGACGCGGAAAAGAAATAGTAGTAATAATAATAATATTATTATTATGTTGTGGATGCGGATGCGATTCATGGTGCTAAAATGAATTATTAAAAGGGAAACGAAAATCTTTTTCGTTTCCTTTTTTAATTGTTAAAATAATAAATTTCTTAAAGTTTCTGGATCTTT
This window encodes:
- a CDS encoding HDIG domain-containing metalloprotein → MTIQRIKMSPSKNLFQEISHHLLEDEEPSKYLNSIINYKEFQIYPFNMLYELKRTEQSLRYHPEGNVWNHTLMVVDEGAKVKDKSKNVSAFMWAALLHDIGKPSTTKIRGSKITSYDHDKVGAELSKDFLSEFTDNVEFINKVCYLIRYHMHILFVLNKLPFADIKGMKRYGDVYEVALLGLCDRLGRIGCNRVKEENNIKLFIEKCIKN
- a CDS encoding SIMPL domain-containing protein; its protein translation is MLILKGINLLKKKWSLIFMSTAIFLFLFGAIPTSNCKVLAAEDTANVVSTRTINVTGDGEVNVVPDIAYLSLGVTTENSTVDGAQKNNSTAMNKVIEAIKKAGVASEDIKTSNYSINPKYNYDDKTGTSIIIGYTINSTLNVTVKNIASVGNIIDTAIANGANNSNGVIFGVSNYEKYYNTALTNAILNAKSKAQAIATALDVKLSTLTTITENSSGIPIEYPIFYDSASSKNSGGSGGTAIETGVYKIRANVSLVYQY
- a CDS encoding CPC_1213 family protein, translating into MSKRNKKRSTRNEKTQDGKFHSKHIKHDPQAESARAVFDLDNDNTENKNESF